The sequence TCTTTGCAGAAATTTTATCCTATGTAAAATATTTAAATAGTTAAATAGTTTTCTTGTTAAAATAAATCCCCCAATCCTCATGAGACAGTTAAAAATTACGAAATCCATTACCAACAGGGAGAGTGCCTCCCTTGATAAATATCTTCAGGAAATTGGGCGTGAAGAGCTCATTAATGCTGAGGAAGAGGTTAAACTGGCTCAAAGAATTAAAGCTGGAGATCAAGCTGCTCTTGAAAGATTAACAAGAGCTAATTTGCGTTTTGTTGTTTCTGTTGCTAAACAATATCAAAATCAAGGCTTAAGTTTACCCGATTTAATTAATGAAGGAAATTTAGGTTTGATTAAAGCTGCTCAGCGTTTTGATGAAACAAGGGGTTTTAAATTCATATCCTACGCTGTTTGGTGGATTCGTCAATCAATTTTACAGGCTCTAGCAGAACAATCAAGAATTGTAAGACTTCCTCTTAACCAGGTTGGTTCTTTAAACAAAATAAATAAGGCTTTTTCTAAACTTGAACAGGAATTTGAACGTGAACCTAGCGCTGAGGAGCTAGCTTTCATTCTTGATATTCCAGAGGATAAAGTTGCCGATACTATGAAAGTATCTGGAAGACATGTTTCCATGGACGCACCGCTTATTCAAGGGGAAGACAGCAGTTTATTAGATGTACTTATTAATTCTGATTCTCCAAGAGCTGACACTAGCCTAATGAATGAATCTCTACAAAGAGAAATTGAACGTTCACTTGCAACCTTAACAGAAAGAGAACGTGATGTAATAAAACTTTTTTTCGGTATCGGGATGAACCATGGATTAACACTCGAAGAAATAGGTGCAAAATTCGACTTAACTCGTGAAAGAGTAAGACAAATTAAAGAAAAAGCAATCAGAAGATTAAGACACACTTCCAGAAGCAAATTACTAAAAGCTTATCTTGGCTAATATTTATATTTTTCTTAAAAAAATCATTGCATTTAAAATTGATTAATCTTGATTATTTATTTAATTTAGATTAATCAATTTTTTATTTTTGCAATTCTTTAACAATCACCTTTTAATTTTAAGCTATGACACCAGAAATGTTAGCAGAACAGGAACTACAAAAAGCAAAACATCCACTCAATGGAAAATCCTATGAATCAGAACTCAAAGAATGGATTGAATTTGAAAAATCTGCAATTGAATTAATAAGTATTGTTGGACAATTATGGTTTGACAAATCTGTTGAACTTATTGTTTTCCGTAACCAGTTAGTGGATAGAAGTGCGAGTGAAATACTTAACCTGCACCAATATGCCAAAAATATTGTAAAGCAATCCATTAATATTACAGACACTCTGGAGCTTTCTAAAGAATTATTAAAACTTGATCTGGCTCCATCAAGAATTGATATTGGAAAACTTAATGCCCAGTGGTTAAAGGAAAAAGCAGATTTTAAATCTAAAAGTGATTTTGTTTCCAATAAACTTACCCAATATATAGGTAAGGATAAAAGGACAATGAAAGCAAAAGATGTTGTTCTTTACGGATTCGGAAGAATTGGACGTCTTGCTGCAAGAGAATTAATCTCTCAAGCTGGAAAAGGGGAACAGTTAAGATTAAAAGCTATAGTAACAAGGAGTAACACGGATGAGGATATTACCAAAAGAGCTGATCTATTAAGAGTTGACTCTGTACATGGGCCATTTCCAGGTACAATAATTGAGGATTTTGAAAACAAAGCACTTATTGTTAATGGCCACACAATTAAAATGATTGCCGCAAACTCTCCTGAATCAACTGATTATGAATCGTATGGAATACATAATGCCCTTATTATTGATAATACAGGTGTATCCAGGGACCGTGAAGGATTAAGCAAACATTTATTGGCAAAAGGAATTAATCAGGTACTTTTAACAGCCCCTGGACAAGGTGATATTCCAAATGTGGTATACGGAGTGAATCATGAAACGCTTAACCTTGAAAAGGAACAAATTTTTTCCGCAGCGTCATGTACAACCAATGCTATAGTCCCTGTTTTACAGGTTATTGAAAATTCTTTAGGTATTGAAAGAGGACATATTGAAACCATTCATTCCTATACAAATGATCAAAACTTGTTGGACAATTACCATAAAAAATACAGAAGAGGCCGTTCAGCGGCATTAAATTTAGTAATTACTGAAACTGGAGCTGATAAAGCCGTTGCCAAAGTTATTCCTGGTTTAGCTGGAAAACTAACAGGCAATGCTGTAAGGGTACCAACTCCAGATGTATCTCTTGCTATTTTAAGTTTAACTATTAAAAATACCACAACAAAGGATCAAGTTAATGCACTTTTACGTGATGCAGCATTAAATGGAGAATTAGTTGAACAAATTCAATATTCCTATTTCAATGAGTTAGTTTCCACTGACCTTGTAGGAAACCCCTGCGCTGCTATTGTTGATAGCCCTGCTACCATTGTTTCAAAAGATCAAAAGAATGTTGTTTTGTACGTATGGTATGATAACGAGTATGGCTACACCCGTCAAGTAATGCGTTTAGCCAAACACCTTGCTGATGTTATTCGTTTGAAATATTATTAATTATTCAGTATACATTTTCAATAAAAAAAGCCATCCTAATGATGGCTTTTTTTATTGAAATATTTTTCCTGGATTCAGAATCTCATTGGGATCAAATAATTTCTTTATGGATTTTTGAAGCTCTATACTCTTTTTATCAATTGCTATATCCATAAATTCCTTCTGCACCCACCCTATTCCATGTTCTCCGCTAATTGTTCCTCCCAATTTAACGGTGTATTTAAAAATTTCCCGGATACCTTCTTTTAAATTATTGTTCCAGTCTTCATCGCTTAAATCTCCTTTTATTATATTTACATGCAGATTTCCGTCTCCGGCATGTCCGTAACAAACCGATTTAAATCCATATTTATTTCCAATTTCTTTAACTGCTTTTAAAAGCTTGGGCAATTCAGCTCTTGGAACAACCGTATCCTCTTCCTTATAAATTGAATTTGCCTTAACTGCCTCTGCTACTCTTCTTCTTAATTTCCATAAGTCATCTTTTTGAGCAGCAGTTTCAGCAAATAAAATTTCATCACAATCATAATTTACCATTACCTCTGAAATTGCCTCTGCTGTTAAAAAAAGCTGTTCAGGATCATTACCATCCACTTCTACCAAAAGATGAGCTTGAACCTCATCTTTAATATTCATATTTACTCCTTCAACATATTTTATTGCCCAATCTATGGCATCTCGTTCCATAAATTCAAGTGCTGAAGGGATAATACCTGCTCTGAATACAGCAGAAACCGCCTCACAAGCTTTTTCCGCATTAAAAAATGGAACAAGCATTAATATAGTATGTTTTGGCAAGGGCAGCAATTTGAAAATTATTTTTGTTACAATTCCCAAAGTCCCCTCACTCCCAATTATCAATTGAGTAAGATTGTAACCTGTTGAATTTTTAAGAACCCTGGCTCCAGTTACTATTATTTCCCCAGTTGGCAAAACGAGTTCCAGAGACAACACATAATCCCTGGTAACTCCATATTTTACAGCTTTTGGACCTCCTGCATTTTCCGCTATATTTCCTCCTAAAAAACAACTTCCCCTACTGGATGGATCAGGGGGATAAAATAATCCCTTCTCCGCCACAGCTTCCTGAAAGACTTGTGTTATCACTCCTGGCTCAACAATAGCCTGTAGATTGCGCTCATCTATTTCAATAATTTTATTGAATTTCTCCAAAGATAATAAAACACCCCCAAATACAGGTAAAGCCCCTCCGCTTAAACCAGTGCCAGCCCCCCTTGGTGTTACAGGTATTTTATTCTTGTTGCATATTTTCACTATTTCTGAAATTTCAATGGCAGTTGAAGGTTTTAATACAACCTCTGGAAAAAAAACCAAGTCTTCTGTTTCATCTTTCCCATACTTTTGAAAAGAATCTTTATCATACAGAATATGACCATTACCTACTACGTTTCTTAATTCATCAAGCAAATCGGGTGTTATTTTTTCATATTTCATAAATGGATAAAATTTTAATTAGTAGAGTTTTTACAAAAATCCGCAGTAAAATCAATCATAAATGTTATTTTCGGCAAATTAATTTTTGCAAATTTAATCAATATGGATAGTAAAATGAGAAAAGCTTCTTTTTTAACACTGATTATATTAATCCCTTTTTCCATTTTTGCGCAGCAAGTAAAAAAGGATGTAAAACTTGAAGAAATATGGGCATCCCGCATTTTTGCCCAAGAAGGAGTTTATGGAATTAATTCAATGGAGAATGGTTTACATTATACTACCTTAGACCATGGAGAAAATTACCAGGAGATTAATCAATATTCCTATGAAACTGGCGAATTAATAGGAAGAATTCTGAAATCAACGGAACTAAAACTTCAGGATAATTCTAAAGTAATTAATATAGAAGATTACCAATTTAGTGCTGATGAAAGTAAATTATTAATTGCCACTGAAACAGAACAGATTTATAGGCATTCAACTCGTTCAGAGTACTATGTTTATGACATTAGTTCCAAAAAACTTTTTCCCCTATCAAATGGAGGAAAACAACAATATGCTTCATTTTCACCTGAATTAAACAATGTTGCTTTTGTAAGAGAAAACAACTTATTTATTAAGAACCTTAAGGATGGAACTGAAAAACAAGTTACTACTGATGGTGAATTCAATAAAATAATCAATGGTTCAACTGATTGGGTTTATGAAGAAGAATTCAGTTTTAATAAGGCATTCTTTTGGTCAACCGATGGGAAAAAATTAGCTTATTATAAATTCGATGAAACGGATGTAAAGGAATTTTCAATGACAACTTATAACTCCCTATATCCTTCTGAATACAAATATAAATATCCAAAAGCCGGAGAGAAAAACGCAGTGGTGGAGATATTTGTATACAACTTAAACAACAATGAGAATAGAAAAATAGACATAGGAAAGGAAACTGATCAATATATTCCCAGAATCCAATGGACTGCAAATCCTGATGTATTAAGTATTCAACGGTTAAACAGACTTCAGAATAAAATGGAAATACTCAATTGCAATCTGGCAACAGTATCCGAGGTTTCCTATAAAACCAATGTAATATTCACCGAAACAAGTAATACCTATATTGATGGAAGCGATGATAAACTTTTTTACCTTGAAGACAAAAAGCATTTCATTTGGCTAAGTGAAAAAGACGGATTCAATCATATTTATTTATATGATTTAAAAGGAAAGCTTGTAAATCAAATCACTAAGGGCAAATGGGATGTGACTAGTTTTTATGGAATAAATGAAAAAAACGGTATTGTTTATTTTCAATCTGCCGAAACATCACCCATGGAAAGAAACGTTTATTCAATAAATGTTGATGGAAAAGGAAAATCAAAATTATCCATTAATAAAGGCTGGAATGATGCAAGTTTCAGCAAAGGATTTAAAAATTTCATCAATGAATATTCTAGCGCCAATACTCCTGAATACATCAGTTTACATGCTGCCAATGGAAAAGAACTAAGAAAATTAAAAGACAATGAAGAGTTAAAAGGCACATTAGAAAAATTCAATTTCAGCAAAAAAGAATTTTTCAATTTTAATACCTCTGAAAATGTTCAACTGAATTGCTGGATGATAAAGCCTCCAAACTTCAATTCCAATAATAAATATCCTGTCTTTATTACTATTTATAATGGACCTGGTTCTCAAACTGTTAAAGATCATTTTGATGGATCCAATTACATATGGCATCAATACCTTGCACAGAAGGGCTACATTGTTGTTTCTGTGGACACCAGAGGTACAGGTGCAAGAGGAGCGGAATTTAAAAACCTTACTTATTTGCAACTTGGCAAATTCGAAACAATAGACATGATTGAAACTGCAAAGCATCTTGGCACTCTTGATTATATAGATTCTAAGAGAATAGGAGTACAAGGATGGAGTTATGGTGGATATATGTCATCATTGTGCATTACTAAAGGAGCTGATTATTTCAAGGCTGCTATAGCAGTTGCACCAGTAACCAATTGGCGTTTTTACGATACTATTTACACCGAGAGGTATATGAGAACCCCACAGGAGAATGCAAATGGTTATGATGAAAATTCTCCTATAAACCATACTGCCAAACTTAAAGGAAAATACTTGATTATTCACGGTACTGCAGATGACAACGTTCATTTTCAAAACACCGTTGAAATGACAACTTCTTTAATTAAAAGCAATAAGCAATTTGATTCTCATATTTATCCGGATAAAAATCATGGAATTTATGGAGGTACTACTCGTTTACATCTTTTTGGAAAAATGTCTGACTTCATATTCCAAAATTTATAAGAATTTATTTTACATAATTTAAATTAATAATTCTATACAATGGCAATTACTTCACCTATGGAAAAACAAAAGGAATTATTCGGACATCCTATTGGACTGTATGTTTTATTCTTCACTGAGATGTGGGAACGATTCTCTTATTATGGAATGCGTGCAATTCTGGTTTTGTATTTAGTAAGCGCAACTACGGGAGGGAATGCTGGTTTAGGTTGGACTTCTGCCGAAGCTCTTGCTCTTTATGGATGGTACACTATGTTAGTATATATTGTTTCCATACCAGGAGGAATTCTGGCTGATAAAGTTTTTGGGCAGAAAAAAGCAGTATTGATAGGTGGAATTATTTTAGTATTTGGACACGGAATTCTTGCTGTTGAAACAATGTGGGCCTTTTACCTTGGTCTTTCCTTGATAATTGCAGGAGTTGGCCTTTTAAAACCAAACATATCTACCATGGTAGGTGGACTATATAAGGAAGGTGATGTAAGAAGGGACAAAGGGTTTACAATTTTTTATATTGGTATTAACTTAGGTGCCTTTTTGTCGAGTTTAATTGTAGGATATGTTGGCGAAAGCATTGGTTGGCATTATGGTTTTGGACTTGCCGGAATTGCAATGGCATTTGGATTGGTAGTTTACATGTGGGGGCAAAAGTATTTAATTAATGTGGGTAATCTATTATCCAAAGCTGAACTAAACAATAGTGCTTCAATTGGAAGTTTGTTAAAAGATCTTTTTTCCTCTCCTTTACAGCTTATGATTTCATCTGTATTGATGCTATTCTCATTGTATTGGGTTTTTGCAGTATCTATTCCTTATGGTCTGCTTTTCATCTTCCTGACTTTAGTTACAGCTATGATGTTAATGATTTACAAAGATCTTACAACCCAGGTGATGAAGGATAGATATGTTGTAATGTTGCTATCTTTTATACTTGTAATTGTATTTTGGGGCGCATTTGAACAGGCCGGAGGTCTTATGAATATTTATGCTTCTGAAAAAACCGACCGAGCATTGTCTTTTACTTTACCACTAATAGGAAATGAAGTTCCTGCCACTTGGTTTCAATCCTTAAATGCCTTATTTATTATCCTATTCGGTGTTCTAATTGCAAATTTCTGGGCTAAGAGAAAATTAAAAAACAAAGAAGCCTCCTCCTTATTTAAAATGGCTATAGGAACCATTATAATGGGCTTAGGCTTTGTATTTATGGCTCTTGCAGCAAAGGAATACGAATTAAATGGTGTTAAATCGGCCATGTATTGGTTGGCTTTAGCTTATTTATTGCACACAATTGGAGAACTATGTTCTTCCCCGGTATCCTTATCCTTTATTACTAAAAATGCTCCGGTTAAATACGCATCATTAATGATGGGCGTTTATTTTGCAGCTACTGGACTTGGGAATAAAGTATCAGGAATTGTGGGTGAAGTCTCTCAAAGTGAACCGGTTAAAATTGAACTAGTTGCCTCCTCGGATTTAAACGAGCCATTTTTAATGAATAAAAAAAACAACATTGAAAAAGGCGAAAATTTCAGTTTAAACACTCTTATTTATGCTGAAAACAATCAATTCATTGCCATTGATAGTGAAACCAATGCCCCTGTTTTAAGTGTTATTGGATTTAAGGAAATAGAAAGAAAACAAGAAATCCTTGACATCCTATTAAATGAAAATGTTACTAAGGAAAATCCTTACCATTTAACATTTAATTTTACGCAAAATGAGCAAAGCAGCCAATCCGTAAATACTATTAATTCCTTAAATTATTCCGGAGTTTATTTAATTGATGAGGTTCAAACAAAATTAGAATTCAGAACCTTTCTTGGAATAACTGTTTTCACTGCTTTATTTGGCTTAATTGTGCTTTTATTACTTAAACCACTCAACAGACTTACTCACGGAGCGGAGGACAATGAAACAGAAATGCCAGAGCAGGAACTTTATCAAGTTGCTGATCCATCCATTAATTAATTCGTATGGTAAAATCCGATTTATCTTCGAATGAAGATTTTTTTAAAACCAATGTTTTAGGACACCCTGCAGGTCTTTTTGTGCTTTTTTTCACAGAGATGTGGGAACGCTTTTCCTATTATGGAATGCGCGCATTACTTGTTCTGTTTTTAACTTCCGCTTTATTTGATGAGGGATGGGCATGGCCAAGTGAATCTGCTCTTGCATTATATGGTACTTATACCTCCTTGGTTTATATAACTCCAATTTTAGGAGGATTTATAGCTGATAAATATATTGGATACAGAAATGCTGTTGTTTGGGGAGCTTTTTTAATGACCCTTGGACATGCATGTATGGCCTTAAATGCTGAATTTACCTTATATATTGGTTTGTTTTTTCTAATTATTGGCAATGGTTTCTTTAAGCCAAACCTTACCTCTATTATATCTCATATGTATGAGCACCATCCTGAAAAAAAGGATGGTGCTTACACAATTTTTTACATGGGAGTAAATGCAGGGGCTTTTTTAGGCATTTTATTGTGTGGTTATGTTGGGGAGCAAATTGGCTGGCACTGGGGTTTTGGCCTTGCAGGAATTTTTATGTTTTTTGGAATGTTACAGTTTTATTTTGCTCAAAAAATTTTCGGTAATGTTGGAAGCAAACCAAATAAGGATACAAGCAATCTTACTATAAAACAAAGCGTAGACAAATTAAATCCCTTTACATTTACTGATAAAATTTTTATATTTTTTAGTGCATTAATTGGTCTGGTTTGGATAATCAATGATCCTTTATCCAAAATTTGGAACAGAAATCTGTTTGATTTTACTTTAGCTGGGATGGACGGATCAAATTTTATGATTTTGTTTGCCTTAATTCTGTTTATTATATTATTGGTTTCAAGAATTGTTAGATATGATCCCGTAATCAGGGATAAAATGATTGCAATTTCCATTTTTGCATTTTTCACTGTTTTCTTTTGGGCAGCTTTTGAACAAGCTGGTGGTTCAATGACGATTTTTGCCAAGGATTACACAAATAGGGTTTTAGATGGTAATTCAGCAAATATATTTAGAATTGTAAATTCCTTAATTACAATAATTCCCTTAATCATAATAAATTGGGTACTATACAGACTTTTCAAACAAACATTTGCTAAATATGCCTTATCAAATATCCTATTAGCCATAAGTTTTTTTATTATTTGGATTACAGTAATTTTTATGCTTTATGATCAGTATTTGCAGAAAGACCTGGAAGTCCCTGCATCTTGGTTTAGTGTTTTAAACTCTTTGTTTATTATTGTTTTCGCTCCATTGTTTTCAAAACTTTGGGAAAGCAAATACAATCCATCTGTTGCAGTAAAATATGGTTCCGGACTAATATTGCTAGGAATAGGCTTTTTATCCCTTGCTTATGGCGCCTCTGGTATTCCTATGGGTGCGAAAATAGCATCTGTTAGTCTTATTTGGCTCGTATTTGCCTATTTATTTCATACTCTTGGAGAATTATGTCTTTCACCTGTGGGGCTTTCCTATTTAAGTAAATTAGTTCCAGGAAGGATGATTGCCTTTATGTTTGGAATTTGGTATCTTGCAATAGCTATCGGAAATAAATTGGCAGGAACAACAGGTGGTATGATAGATAAAATAACTGCTGAATATTCTTTAACAGTTTTCTTTTTATTATTCTTTTTTATTCCTGCAGCAGCAGGAATACTTATTATATTGCTACGCCCTTTGTTAAAAAGGCTAATGCACGGTATATATTAATCAAGTAATTAGCTTAAAAGTGATAAGGTACTAAGTCATGGAATTATAATTGTTTCAAAAATGGATCCAATTAGAAGTTTCACTTAAATCAAATATTCTACTTTTTTTAAAGTTTTATTTTAATTAAACAGATGTTGGTACTATATTTGCCTTTATTCAATAATTAATATAAAATCGCTATGAAAACTTTTATACAAATACTCCTTTGCTTTTTTCTTATATCATCAATTGCCTTGGCTCAAAAAACCAAAGATGTTGCATCTAAAACAGAAGCAAAAGGAAAAGAAACTGTTGCAAAAACCATAACCTGGATGAGTTTTGATGAAGCATTTGCAGCAAATAAAAAGAACCCTAAAAAAATAATGATTGACGTTTATACTGATTGGTGCGGTCCATGCAAAATGATGATGGCTAATACATTTACAAATGCTGTAATCATTGATTATATCAACAAAAATTATTATGCAGTTAAATTCAATGCTGAATCTGGAGAACCTGTGAATTTTAAAGATAAAACATACACTAATCCTGGCTTTGATCCTACAAGAGGGGGAAGAAATGCAACACATGAACTTACTCAGGTAATTGCCCCTGTAAATGGAAAAATTGCCTACCCGACTATTGTTTATATGGATGAAAACATGAACATACTTACTCCTGTTCAGGGATACTACCAACCTGAACAGATTGAACCTATATTAAAGTTTTTCGGGGGAAATGTGTATCAAAAGGAAACTTTTGAAGAGTTTCAGAAAAGCTTTGTAAGTGAATTTAAAAAATAACTATTCCCTACAAAAGGTTACGGTTATACAATTCAAAACAGCAATTCTGGCTGCTCCCCTACCAATTTTACTTTGCAGTCTTTAGGCTTCTTTTTCGGATCATAATGGTATCCGGTTATATCAAGTTCAGAGTACTTCTCTTGGATATCTTTATAAAAAGCATGGGCTTTATTTGTTTTATCAAAAGTGATATCACAAAAAATACTTGATTTGCTTATTCCCTTCTTTTCTAACTGATTTATCAGATATTCAGGATTATTAATATCTCCTGAAAAGACTATTTTTTTTGATTTTTCTGAAAATATATAACTATATGTTTGCATGTTTCTAACATGAAAATCTTTCGTATTTATATAATCAGCAAATGCTGTTTCTTTTATATCTATGAAATCAAAATACTTATTCGGTGTTTGCAATGAATGACTAAGGTAAGCTTCCAATGTGTTTTTGAATTCTAAATCAGGGAAAACAAGTTTTACAGGGGTGGAAAAAAGTTTACGGTAAATTAGAAAACTAGATAGGCTTCCTGCATGATCATCATGCAAATGAGTAATAAAAACATAATCGATTTCTTCCGAAATATTCAATTTTCTTAACCTGGGAAAAACAGAATACCCACAATCAACAAGTATTGTTTTATTATCAATATTAATTATTGCCGAAGAATTTCCATGTTTATAATCAAATGCGCCACCAAAGCCTAAAAATTTTATGTTCATAACAGCTTAATTAGCATTCAGTTTTACTAGAATTTCTGTTAAATGCTCCCCAATTGCTTCCAATGCATGCTGTTTTTTTTCATCCCTCAGGATTCCGGTTTCATCAACCTTATCATTTACTTTAGGAACTGCCATTTGATTGGGAAGAACAATTACCTTAATATTACTTAATATGGCACGAAGCGCAGCAAGTCCTCTTATGCCTCCCAATGCTCCAGGAGAAGCGCTTATTATTGCAGCAACTTTTCCATCAAATGCCGCCAATGGTTTAAAATTTGGAACTGGCCTTGAAACCCAGTCAATTGCATTTTTAAGAACTCCTGAAACTCCGCTGTTATATTCGGGCGAAGCAATTAAAAATCCATGGTTATGAATCATTAGTTCAAAAAGTTCTTTCCCTTTCTCTGGTATTCCCTCTTCCTTTTCCAAATCGCCATCATATAAAGGCATCGGATAATCTTTTAAATCAATAACGGTAACTTCTGCTCCTGCCCTTTTTGCACCTTCAACCGCATATTTTAATATGATTTTATTAAATGAACCCTTTCTCGTGCTTCCCGCAAAAGCTAATATACGTGGCTTTTCGTTCGTTTTTTTCAATTTTTTGAATGAATATATTAATAAAACATGATTCCCTTTTTTATTTTCACTTTAATTTACTCCTATTTTTAGGAAATATACGAAATATAGGCAATTTGAGTGAAGGTTATGCAGTTTATATACATAGTTTATTTACACTCGTCCTATTTGGCAGTATTAACAACAAATATTAATGAAAAATCACATGCAAATTATCTCTTTATCTAAAACCAATATTGTCAGCCGAAAAAAATTAGAAAATGAAGCATTTCACGTAAATACTTATGATGATAGGGCTAAAATGCTTCAAAATGTTTTAATTACAAGTCAGAAAATTCAAATAAGG is a genomic window of Bacteroidota bacterium containing:
- a CDS encoding peptide MFS transporter, with amino-acid sequence MVKSDLSSNEDFFKTNVLGHPAGLFVLFFTEMWERFSYYGMRALLVLFLTSALFDEGWAWPSESALALYGTYTSLVYITPILGGFIADKYIGYRNAVVWGAFLMTLGHACMALNAEFTLYIGLFFLIIGNGFFKPNLTSIISHMYEHHPEKKDGAYTIFYMGVNAGAFLGILLCGYVGEQIGWHWGFGLAGIFMFFGMLQFYFAQKIFGNVGSKPNKDTSNLTIKQSVDKLNPFTFTDKIFIFFSALIGLVWIINDPLSKIWNRNLFDFTLAGMDGSNFMILFALILFIILLVSRIVRYDPVIRDKMIAISIFAFFTVFFWAAFEQAGGSMTIFAKDYTNRVLDGNSANIFRIVNSLITIIPLIIINWVLYRLFKQTFAKYALSNILLAISFFIIWITVIFMLYDQYLQKDLEVPASWFSVLNSLFIIVFAPLFSKLWESKYNPSVAVKYGSGLILLGIGFLSLAYGASGIPMGAKIASVSLIWLVFAYLFHTLGELCLSPVGLSYLSKLVPGRMIAFMFGIWYLAIAIGNKLAGTTGGMIDKITAEYSLTVFFLLFFFIPAAAGILIILLRPLLKRLMHGIY
- a CDS encoding FAD-binding protein, with amino-acid sequence MKYEKITPDLLDELRNVVGNGHILYDKDSFQKYGKDETEDLVFFPEVVLKPSTAIEISEIVKICNKNKIPVTPRGAGTGLSGGALPVFGGVLLSLEKFNKIIEIDERNLQAIVEPGVITQVFQEAVAEKGLFYPPDPSSRGSCFLGGNIAENAGGPKAVKYGVTRDYVLSLELVLPTGEIIVTGARVLKNSTGYNLTQLIIGSEGTLGIVTKIIFKLLPLPKHTILMLVPFFNAEKACEAVSAVFRAGIIPSALEFMERDAIDWAIKYVEGVNMNIKDEVQAHLLVEVDGNDPEQLFLTAEAISEVMVNYDCDEILFAETAAQKDDLWKLRRRVAEAVKANSIYKEEDTVVPRAELPKLLKAVKEIGNKYGFKSVCYGHAGDGNLHVNIIKGDLSDEDWNNNLKEGIREIFKYTVKLGGTISGEHGIGWVQKEFMDIAIDKKSIELQKSIKKLFDPNEILNPGKIFQ
- a CDS encoding RNA polymerase sigma factor RpoD/SigA, whose translation is MRQLKITKSITNRESASLDKYLQEIGREELINAEEEVKLAQRIKAGDQAALERLTRANLRFVVSVAKQYQNQGLSLPDLINEGNLGLIKAAQRFDETRGFKFISYAVWWIRQSILQALAEQSRIVRLPLNQVGSLNKINKAFSKLEQEFEREPSAEELAFILDIPEDKVADTMKVSGRHVSMDAPLIQGEDSSLLDVLINSDSPRADTSLMNESLQREIERSLATLTERERDVIKLFFGIGMNHGLTLEEIGAKFDLTRERVRQIKEKAIRRLRHTSRSKLLKAYLG
- a CDS encoding S9 family peptidase; this encodes MRKASFLTLIILIPFSIFAQQVKKDVKLEEIWASRIFAQEGVYGINSMENGLHYTTLDHGENYQEINQYSYETGELIGRILKSTELKLQDNSKVINIEDYQFSADESKLLIATETEQIYRHSTRSEYYVYDISSKKLFPLSNGGKQQYASFSPELNNVAFVRENNLFIKNLKDGTEKQVTTDGEFNKIINGSTDWVYEEEFSFNKAFFWSTDGKKLAYYKFDETDVKEFSMTTYNSLYPSEYKYKYPKAGEKNAVVEIFVYNLNNNENRKIDIGKETDQYIPRIQWTANPDVLSIQRLNRLQNKMEILNCNLATVSEVSYKTNVIFTETSNTYIDGSDDKLFYLEDKKHFIWLSEKDGFNHIYLYDLKGKLVNQITKGKWDVTSFYGINEKNGIVYFQSAETSPMERNVYSINVDGKGKSKLSINKGWNDASFSKGFKNFINEYSSANTPEYISLHAANGKELRKLKDNEELKGTLEKFNFSKKEFFNFNTSENVQLNCWMIKPPNFNSNNKYPVFITIYNGPGSQTVKDHFDGSNYIWHQYLAQKGYIVVSVDTRGTGARGAEFKNLTYLQLGKFETIDMIETAKHLGTLDYIDSKRIGVQGWSYGGYMSSLCITKGADYFKAAIAVAPVTNWRFYDTIYTERYMRTPQENANGYDENSPINHTAKLKGKYLIIHGTADDNVHFQNTVEMTTSLIKSNKQFDSHIYPDKNHGIYGGTTRLHLFGKMSDFIFQNL
- a CDS encoding MFS transporter is translated as MAITSPMEKQKELFGHPIGLYVLFFTEMWERFSYYGMRAILVLYLVSATTGGNAGLGWTSAEALALYGWYTMLVYIVSIPGGILADKVFGQKKAVLIGGIILVFGHGILAVETMWAFYLGLSLIIAGVGLLKPNISTMVGGLYKEGDVRRDKGFTIFYIGINLGAFLSSLIVGYVGESIGWHYGFGLAGIAMAFGLVVYMWGQKYLINVGNLLSKAELNNSASIGSLLKDLFSSPLQLMISSVLMLFSLYWVFAVSIPYGLLFIFLTLVTAMMLMIYKDLTTQVMKDRYVVMLLSFILVIVFWGAFEQAGGLMNIYASEKTDRALSFTLPLIGNEVPATWFQSLNALFIILFGVLIANFWAKRKLKNKEASSLFKMAIGTIIMGLGFVFMALAAKEYELNGVKSAMYWLALAYLLHTIGELCSSPVSLSFITKNAPVKYASLMMGVYFAATGLGNKVSGIVGEVSQSEPVKIELVASSDLNEPFLMNKKNNIEKGENFSLNTLIYAENNQFIAIDSETNAPVLSVIGFKEIERKQEILDILLNENVTKENPYHLTFNFTQNEQSSQSVNTINSLNYSGVYLIDEVQTKLEFRTFLGITVFTALFGLIVLLLLKPLNRLTHGAEDNETEMPEQELYQVADPSIN
- a CDS encoding glyceraldehyde-3-phosphate dehydrogenase, with the protein product MLAEQELQKAKHPLNGKSYESELKEWIEFEKSAIELISIVGQLWFDKSVELIVFRNQLVDRSASEILNLHQYAKNIVKQSINITDTLELSKELLKLDLAPSRIDIGKLNAQWLKEKADFKSKSDFVSNKLTQYIGKDKRTMKAKDVVLYGFGRIGRLAARELISQAGKGEQLRLKAIVTRSNTDEDITKRADLLRVDSVHGPFPGTIIEDFENKALIVNGHTIKMIAANSPESTDYESYGIHNALIIDNTGVSRDREGLSKHLLAKGINQVLLTAPGQGDIPNVVYGVNHETLNLEKEQIFSAASCTTNAIVPVLQVIENSLGIERGHIETIHSYTNDQNLLDNYHKKYRRGRSAALNLVITETGADKAVAKVIPGLAGKLTGNAVRVPTPDVSLAILSLTIKNTTTKDQVNALLRDAALNGELVEQIQYSYFNELVSTDLVGNPCAAIVDSPATIVSKDQKNVVLYVWYDNEYGYTRQVMRLAKHLADVIRLKYY